From Homalodisca vitripennis isolate AUS2020 chromosome 1, UT_GWSS_2.1, whole genome shotgun sequence, the proteins below share one genomic window:
- the LOC124369469 gene encoding mannosylglucosyl-3-phosphoglycerate phosphatase-like isoform X2 — protein MSWTITYRSLWLILLWSLSVRSNPTTDSKDVTILHFNDIYNVEPSASEPVGGAARFCSLIKSYSYLQPLVLFSGDVFSPSPLSYFTKGAQMSAVLNECGVHAAIFGNHDFDYGLNVLKQRVEETQFPWILSNVMTDNNLTLAQSQRTLVVQRNNKRIGLIGLTEQKWLDVQITIDPVRVHYQDFILICNDLTEYLRNQGCDYVIALTHLRMKNDIKLAEGCPGVDLILGGHDHEYQVIQVNGTYIVKSGSDFKSLSKIHLQFRTNVIEPKIQEINVTSNIQEDNILKNLLRKYSDVLEREGDKQLLVLSEAMDARVNELWRAESSLGNWLSDAVLSVTAADIVLLNSGMFKANREFPAGPFTRQHFAALLPITSAMVMLNITGQTVLEMLENAVSRYPEPDGRFGNVAGVQFSFNPEARMGQKVIPHQVIVGAGKLKLDRYYKLATRVYLQKGYDGYTMLQGTPELEVETGVCLTLEMIIETYLETLQKISKNWLKFFHLITPSNQRHLCLFPESGPIMLCPKTDKRINPCFKECTNINQ, from the exons ATGTCATGGACCATTACTTACAGAAGCCTTTG GCTAATTTTATTATGGAGCCTCTCTGTAAGATCTAACCCCACTACTGATTCCAAGGATGTGACCATTCTGCATTTCAACGACATCTACAATGTAGAGCCCTCAGCTAGTGAGCCGGTGGGTGGGGCTGCCAG GTTTTGTTCCTTGATTAAGAGCTACAGCTATCTCCAACCCCTTGTTCTATTCAGTGGGGATGTTTTCTCTCCAAGTCCTT TGAGTTATTTCACCAAAGGTGCTCAGATGTCGGCTGTTCTCAATGAGTGTGGGGTTCATGCAGCTATTTTTGGAAACCACGATTTTG aTTATGGATTGAACGTTTTAAAACAGCGGGTGGAAGAGACACAGTTTCCTTGGATACTGTCCAATGTAATGACAGACAACAATCTGACCCTTGCACAAAGTCAACGTACTCTGGTGGTGCAAAGAAACAACAAACGTATCGGACTG ATAGGACTGACTGAACAGAAGTGGCTTGATGTTCAAATTACTATTGACCCAGTTAGAGTACACTATCAAGACTTCATCCTTATCTGCAATGACCTGACAGAGTATCTTCGCAATCAG GGTTGCGACTATGTTATAGCACTGACTCACCTGCGAATGAAAAATGACATCAAGTTGGCAGAAGGTTGTCCAGGTGTAGACCTAATCCTAGGAGGCCATGATCATGAATATCAAGTAATTCAG GTCAATGGGACGTACATTGTGAAGAGTGGAAGTGACTTTAAAAGTCTTTCTAAAATTCATCTCCAATTTAGAACAAATGTTATTGAACCaaaaattcaagaaattaatGTAACTTCTAACATTCAAGAGGATAATATTCTAAAGAACTTGCTGAGGAAATACTCTG ATGTATTGGAGAGGGAGGGAGACAAGCAGCTTCTAGTCTTGTCAGAGGCAATGGACGCACGTGTCAATGAGTTATGGCGTGCTGAGTCTAGCCTGGGCAACTGGCTGAGTGATGCTGTACTATCAGTAACCGCAGCAGATATTGTGCTGCTCAACTCTGGTATGTTCAAAGCCAATAGGGAGTTCCCAGCTGGACCCTTCACACGGCAGCACTTCGCAGCTTTACTGCCCATAACCAGTGCCATGGTGATGCTCAACATCACTG GTCAGACTGTGCTGGAGATGTTAGAGAATGCAGTGAGCCGTTACCCAGAGCCTGATGGGAGGTTTGGAAATGTGGCAGGGGTACAGTTTAGTTTCAACCCCGAGGCTAGGATGGGGCAAAAGGTGATCCCCCACCAGGTGATAGTCGGAGCCGGGAAGCTGAAGCTGGACAGATATTACAAGCTGGCCACCAGAGTCTACCTACAAAAGGGCTATGACGGCTACACGATGCTACAGGGAACTCCCGAACTTGAG GTAGAAACAGGTGTGTGCTTGACTCTTGAAATGATTATTGAAACTTATTTGGAGACTCTGCAGAAGATATCAAAAAACTGGTTGAAATTCTTTCATTTAATTACTCCTTCAAATCAGCGTCATTT ATGCCTGTTTCCAGAATCTGGGCCAATAATGTTATGCCCCAAAACTGACAAGAGGATAAATCCGTGCTTCAAAGAATGCACCAATATAAATCAATGA
- the LOC124369469 gene encoding mannosylglucosyl-3-phosphoglycerate phosphatase-like isoform X3 codes for MMRLILLWSLSVRSNPTTDSKDVTILHFNDIYNVEPSASEPVGGAARFCSLIKSYSYLQPLVLFSGDVFSPSPLSYFTKGAQMSAVLNECGVHAAIFGNHDFDYGLNVLKQRVEETQFPWILSNVMTDNNLTLAQSQRTLVVQRNNKRIGLIGLTEQKWLDVQITIDPVRVHYQDFILICNDLTEYLRNQGCDYVIALTHLRMKNDIKLAEGCPGVDLILGGHDHEYQVIQVNGTYIVKSGSDFKSLSKIHLQFRTNVIEPKIQEINVTSNIQEDNILKNLLRKYSDVLEREGDKQLLVLSEAMDARVNELWRAESSLGNWLSDAVLSVTAADIVLLNSGMFKANREFPAGPFTRQHFAALLPITSAMVMLNITGQTVLEMLENAVSRYPEPDGRFGNVAGVQFSFNPEARMGQKVIPHQVIVGAGKLKLDRYYKLATRVYLQKGYDGYTMLQGTPELEVETGVCLTLEMIIETYLETLQKISKNWLKFFHLITPSNQRHLCLFPESGPIMLCPKTDKRINPCFKECTNINQ; via the exons GCTAATTTTATTATGGAGCCTCTCTGTAAGATCTAACCCCACTACTGATTCCAAGGATGTGACCATTCTGCATTTCAACGACATCTACAATGTAGAGCCCTCAGCTAGTGAGCCGGTGGGTGGGGCTGCCAG GTTTTGTTCCTTGATTAAGAGCTACAGCTATCTCCAACCCCTTGTTCTATTCAGTGGGGATGTTTTCTCTCCAAGTCCTT TGAGTTATTTCACCAAAGGTGCTCAGATGTCGGCTGTTCTCAATGAGTGTGGGGTTCATGCAGCTATTTTTGGAAACCACGATTTTG aTTATGGATTGAACGTTTTAAAACAGCGGGTGGAAGAGACACAGTTTCCTTGGATACTGTCCAATGTAATGACAGACAACAATCTGACCCTTGCACAAAGTCAACGTACTCTGGTGGTGCAAAGAAACAACAAACGTATCGGACTG ATAGGACTGACTGAACAGAAGTGGCTTGATGTTCAAATTACTATTGACCCAGTTAGAGTACACTATCAAGACTTCATCCTTATCTGCAATGACCTGACAGAGTATCTTCGCAATCAG GGTTGCGACTATGTTATAGCACTGACTCACCTGCGAATGAAAAATGACATCAAGTTGGCAGAAGGTTGTCCAGGTGTAGACCTAATCCTAGGAGGCCATGATCATGAATATCAAGTAATTCAG GTCAATGGGACGTACATTGTGAAGAGTGGAAGTGACTTTAAAAGTCTTTCTAAAATTCATCTCCAATTTAGAACAAATGTTATTGAACCaaaaattcaagaaattaatGTAACTTCTAACATTCAAGAGGATAATATTCTAAAGAACTTGCTGAGGAAATACTCTG ATGTATTGGAGAGGGAGGGAGACAAGCAGCTTCTAGTCTTGTCAGAGGCAATGGACGCACGTGTCAATGAGTTATGGCGTGCTGAGTCTAGCCTGGGCAACTGGCTGAGTGATGCTGTACTATCAGTAACCGCAGCAGATATTGTGCTGCTCAACTCTGGTATGTTCAAAGCCAATAGGGAGTTCCCAGCTGGACCCTTCACACGGCAGCACTTCGCAGCTTTACTGCCCATAACCAGTGCCATGGTGATGCTCAACATCACTG GTCAGACTGTGCTGGAGATGTTAGAGAATGCAGTGAGCCGTTACCCAGAGCCTGATGGGAGGTTTGGAAATGTGGCAGGGGTACAGTTTAGTTTCAACCCCGAGGCTAGGATGGGGCAAAAGGTGATCCCCCACCAGGTGATAGTCGGAGCCGGGAAGCTGAAGCTGGACAGATATTACAAGCTGGCCACCAGAGTCTACCTACAAAAGGGCTATGACGGCTACACGATGCTACAGGGAACTCCCGAACTTGAG GTAGAAACAGGTGTGTGCTTGACTCTTGAAATGATTATTGAAACTTATTTGGAGACTCTGCAGAAGATATCAAAAAACTGGTTGAAATTCTTTCATTTAATTACTCCTTCAAATCAGCGTCATTT ATGCCTGTTTCCAGAATCTGGGCCAATAATGTTATGCCCCAAAACTGACAAGAGGATAAATCCGTGCTTCAAAGAATGCACCAATATAAATCAATGA
- the LOC124369469 gene encoding mannosylglucosyl-3-phosphoglycerate phosphatase-like isoform X1, protein MPQNDYISYKIRLILLWSLSVRSNPTTDSKDVTILHFNDIYNVEPSASEPVGGAARFCSLIKSYSYLQPLVLFSGDVFSPSPLSYFTKGAQMSAVLNECGVHAAIFGNHDFDYGLNVLKQRVEETQFPWILSNVMTDNNLTLAQSQRTLVVQRNNKRIGLIGLTEQKWLDVQITIDPVRVHYQDFILICNDLTEYLRNQGCDYVIALTHLRMKNDIKLAEGCPGVDLILGGHDHEYQVIQVNGTYIVKSGSDFKSLSKIHLQFRTNVIEPKIQEINVTSNIQEDNILKNLLRKYSDVLEREGDKQLLVLSEAMDARVNELWRAESSLGNWLSDAVLSVTAADIVLLNSGMFKANREFPAGPFTRQHFAALLPITSAMVMLNITGQTVLEMLENAVSRYPEPDGRFGNVAGVQFSFNPEARMGQKVIPHQVIVGAGKLKLDRYYKLATRVYLQKGYDGYTMLQGTPELEVETGVCLTLEMIIETYLETLQKISKNWLKFFHLITPSNQRHLCLFPESGPIMLCPKTDKRINPCFKECTNINQ, encoded by the exons ATGCCTCAAAATGactatatttcttataaaataag GCTAATTTTATTATGGAGCCTCTCTGTAAGATCTAACCCCACTACTGATTCCAAGGATGTGACCATTCTGCATTTCAACGACATCTACAATGTAGAGCCCTCAGCTAGTGAGCCGGTGGGTGGGGCTGCCAG GTTTTGTTCCTTGATTAAGAGCTACAGCTATCTCCAACCCCTTGTTCTATTCAGTGGGGATGTTTTCTCTCCAAGTCCTT TGAGTTATTTCACCAAAGGTGCTCAGATGTCGGCTGTTCTCAATGAGTGTGGGGTTCATGCAGCTATTTTTGGAAACCACGATTTTG aTTATGGATTGAACGTTTTAAAACAGCGGGTGGAAGAGACACAGTTTCCTTGGATACTGTCCAATGTAATGACAGACAACAATCTGACCCTTGCACAAAGTCAACGTACTCTGGTGGTGCAAAGAAACAACAAACGTATCGGACTG ATAGGACTGACTGAACAGAAGTGGCTTGATGTTCAAATTACTATTGACCCAGTTAGAGTACACTATCAAGACTTCATCCTTATCTGCAATGACCTGACAGAGTATCTTCGCAATCAG GGTTGCGACTATGTTATAGCACTGACTCACCTGCGAATGAAAAATGACATCAAGTTGGCAGAAGGTTGTCCAGGTGTAGACCTAATCCTAGGAGGCCATGATCATGAATATCAAGTAATTCAG GTCAATGGGACGTACATTGTGAAGAGTGGAAGTGACTTTAAAAGTCTTTCTAAAATTCATCTCCAATTTAGAACAAATGTTATTGAACCaaaaattcaagaaattaatGTAACTTCTAACATTCAAGAGGATAATATTCTAAAGAACTTGCTGAGGAAATACTCTG ATGTATTGGAGAGGGAGGGAGACAAGCAGCTTCTAGTCTTGTCAGAGGCAATGGACGCACGTGTCAATGAGTTATGGCGTGCTGAGTCTAGCCTGGGCAACTGGCTGAGTGATGCTGTACTATCAGTAACCGCAGCAGATATTGTGCTGCTCAACTCTGGTATGTTCAAAGCCAATAGGGAGTTCCCAGCTGGACCCTTCACACGGCAGCACTTCGCAGCTTTACTGCCCATAACCAGTGCCATGGTGATGCTCAACATCACTG GTCAGACTGTGCTGGAGATGTTAGAGAATGCAGTGAGCCGTTACCCAGAGCCTGATGGGAGGTTTGGAAATGTGGCAGGGGTACAGTTTAGTTTCAACCCCGAGGCTAGGATGGGGCAAAAGGTGATCCCCCACCAGGTGATAGTCGGAGCCGGGAAGCTGAAGCTGGACAGATATTACAAGCTGGCCACCAGAGTCTACCTACAAAAGGGCTATGACGGCTACACGATGCTACAGGGAACTCCCGAACTTGAG GTAGAAACAGGTGTGTGCTTGACTCTTGAAATGATTATTGAAACTTATTTGGAGACTCTGCAGAAGATATCAAAAAACTGGTTGAAATTCTTTCATTTAATTACTCCTTCAAATCAGCGTCATTT ATGCCTGTTTCCAGAATCTGGGCCAATAATGTTATGCCCCAAAACTGACAAGAGGATAAATCCGTGCTTCAAAGAATGCACCAATATAAATCAATGA